The Candidatus Binatus sp. genome window below encodes:
- a CDS encoding YifB family Mg chelatase-like AAA ATPase: protein MGEPGLHASVLSSALVGVEAVPVEVEVDIGAGTPPHRMVGLAEGAVKESLDRVKSAIKNSGFEFPTRKMTINFAPADTRKEGSAFDLPLALGILAASSALKDRARLRRYLVLGELALDGRIKGIRGALASALLARASKFDGVILPRENAGEASVVGDTAVLGVESLREVFEFFAGLRTVEPTSTRIEDVFGAASVYDVDFSEVKGQEQAKRALEVAAAGGHNVLMIGPPGSGKTMLAKRLPSILPAMTFEEAIETTKVHSVMGLLDGRALISTRPFRAPHHTISDAGLIGGGTIPRPGEVSLAHHGVLFLDELPEFRKNVLEVLRQPLEDARITISRVMGTLTFPASVMLVAAMNPCPCGFYTDPQHECSCAPIGIQRYRSRISGPLLDRIDIHIEVPAVKYKELTGQTAGEASQSIRERVNRAREIQLKRFAGMPFFCNAQMGSRDLHKHCQIESAGERLLELAINRLGLSARAYTRILKVARTIADLDDSVAIGAHHVSEAIQYRSLDRTAI from the coding sequence GAGCGTACTTTCGAGCGCGTTGGTAGGAGTCGAAGCGGTCCCGGTCGAAGTGGAGGTCGACATCGGGGCGGGCACGCCGCCGCATCGGATGGTCGGACTCGCGGAGGGCGCGGTCAAGGAGTCGCTCGACCGGGTGAAATCGGCGATCAAAAATTCCGGCTTCGAATTTCCGACCCGCAAAATGACGATCAATTTCGCGCCGGCGGATACGCGCAAGGAGGGCTCAGCATTCGACTTGCCGCTCGCGCTGGGAATCCTCGCGGCCAGCAGCGCGCTCAAGGATCGAGCACGACTACGCCGTTACCTGGTGCTGGGCGAGTTGGCCCTCGACGGACGAATCAAGGGCATCCGCGGCGCGCTCGCGTCGGCATTGCTCGCGCGCGCCAGCAAGTTCGACGGAGTGATCCTGCCGCGCGAGAATGCCGGCGAGGCGTCGGTCGTGGGCGACACCGCGGTGCTCGGCGTCGAGTCGCTCCGCGAAGTCTTCGAGTTCTTCGCCGGCTTGCGGACGGTCGAGCCGACCTCGACCAGAATCGAAGACGTGTTCGGCGCGGCGAGCGTGTACGACGTCGACTTCAGCGAGGTCAAGGGCCAGGAGCAGGCCAAGCGCGCGCTCGAAGTCGCGGCGGCCGGCGGCCATAACGTGCTGATGATCGGGCCGCCCGGATCGGGCAAGACGATGCTCGCGAAACGGCTGCCCTCGATTCTGCCCGCGATGACCTTCGAGGAGGCGATCGAAACCACCAAGGTGCACAGCGTGATGGGGCTGCTCGACGGACGCGCGCTGATCTCGACGCGGCCGTTTCGCGCGCCGCATCATACGATCTCGGATGCCGGACTTATCGGCGGCGGCACAATCCCGCGGCCCGGCGAGGTCAGCCTCGCGCATCATGGGGTGTTGTTCCTCGACGAGTTGCCCGAGTTCCGCAAAAACGTGCTCGAGGTATTGCGCCAGCCGCTCGAAGACGCACGCATCACAATTTCCCGCGTGATGGGTACGCTGACGTTCCCGGCGAGCGTGATGCTGGTCGCCGCGATGAATCCGTGTCCCTGCGGATTTTACACCGACCCGCAGCATGAATGCTCGTGCGCGCCGATTGGAATCCAGCGCTATCGCTCGCGCATCTCGGGTCCGCTGCTCGATCGAATCGATATCCATATCGAAGTGCCCGCAGTCAAATATAAGGAACTGACGGGGCAAACCGCAGGCGAAGCTTCGCAATCGATTCGGGAGCGGGTGAATCGAGCGCGCGAAATTCAGCTCAAACGTTTCGCGGGGATGCCTTTTTTCTGCAACGCGCAAATGGGTTCGCGCGATTTGCACAAGCATTGCCAGATCGAGAGCGCGGGCGAGCGGCTGCTCGAGCTTGCGATCAATCGGCTCGGGCTGAGCGCGCGCGCCTACACGCGAATCCTCAAGGTGGCGCGCACAATCGCCGACCTCGACGATAGCGTCGCAATCGGGGCGCATCACGTGAGCGAGGCGATCCAGTATCGTTCGCTCGATCGCACCGCAATTTAG